A window of Centroberyx gerrardi isolate f3 chromosome 6, fCenGer3.hap1.cur.20231027, whole genome shotgun sequence genomic DNA:
GGTCTCAGCAACAGGTGAGTCGGGGCATTATTCTCCTTAAAAGCATTTATTTCTCCAATGTGAAATTCATTGGCTCAGGTCTTTCTACAATGAGTGACAGTATCTGATAACTAAATGTAATCTGAGGCTGTAAAACACCAATGGCATTTGGTTCTGTTTGTAAACAGCAGAGTAAAATTGACCCACAGGAAACTACTGCTATCCTCCCGTCATCCTCCAGGTTTAACTTCCGTACCTTCCGCTGGGCCCAGACCATGCTGTTTGCCATCGACGAGATCAACCGGAGGACGGACCTGCTGCCCAACACCGACCTGGGCTACGTCATCTACGACTCCTGCTTCACCATCTCCAAGGCCGTGGAGGGCACCCTCACCTACCTGACGGGCCAGGACGAGGCCGTACCCAACTACCGCTGCGGCACCGGGGCGCCGCTCGCCGCTCTAGTGGGCGCTGGGGGCTCCGATCTGTCCATCGCCACCGCCAGGATACTGGGACTCTATCACTTCCCACAGGTAGGCTGATGATGAGTggtttgtcctctcctctcctctcctctcctctcccctcctctcctctcctctcctctcctctcctctcctctgctcccatcccctctcctcacctcccctctcctctcctctgctcccatcccctctcctctcctctgctcccatcccctctcctctcctctcctctcctctcctctcctctcctctcctctcccctcctctcctctcccctcctctcctcacctcccctctcctctcctctgctcccatcccctctcctctcctctcctctcctctcctctcctctcccctcctctcctctcctctcctctcctctcctctcctctcctcacctcccctctcctctcctctcctctcctctcctcattacctctctgtctcatctcccACATCCGTCTCCTGGCCTGTAGGTCAGCTATTCCTCATCGTGCTCCGCCCTGGAGAGTAAGTTCCAGTTCCCCACCTTCCTGCGGACCATTCCCAGTGACGTGCACCAGTCTGCAGCCATGGCCCGGCTGGTGCTGCACTTCGGCTGGACCTGGGTGGGCACCATAGCCGCCGACGATGATTACGGCAAGTACGGCATCAAGGAGTTcaaggagcaggtggaggaggccGGGGTCTGCATCTCCTTCTCCGAGACCCTGCCCAAGGTGAGAGTCCTTGCCCTCCGTCTCCTGTTTGCCATTACTTCATTCCTACTGGAAAGCATCAATGCCCTTTCATCCCGTCCAGGTGAGTTCCCCGGAGGACATCCAGCGTATTGTGGACACCGTGGTGGAGTCCACAGCCAAGATCATTGTAGTCTTCTCGTCAGACGTGGACCTCAGTCCTCTTATCCTCGAGCTGCTCCGGCACAATGTGACCAACCGCACCTGGATTGCCAGCGAGGCCTGGGTCACCTCCGCTCTCATCAACCAGCCTGGGGTTAGTCCTGGGTCGatcaagggtcaaaggtcactgattgactggctgattgtttgaatatatttgattatTTCTCAAATCTAAAATCTGGGAAAATGTGCATACCATTGGGGATTCATGTAACACATTTGAACTTATACCTATCTAGGATAACACACTAAAGCTAGATGCTTGTTTCTATACCGATCCTCTTGAAGGAAAATTGAGGAGTTATGAGTATTGCAATGGTTCCATATCTAGTCTATTTAATCTAAGAAAAAATATGGGATATGATGATTTAGGCTGAGGTtgatagtgtgtttgtgtatgtgcgtgtgtttgtgtgtgtgtgtgtgtgtgtgtgtgtgtgtgtgtgtgtgtgtgtgtgtgtgtgtctgtgcccaGGTGAGCTCAGTGCTGGGCGGCACCCTTGGCTTTGGGTTGAAGAGAGCCGACATCCCTTACCTTCAGAACCATCTACTGGACCTGGACCCGTATGCTGACCCGCTCAATGAGGAGTTCTGGGAGACGGTGTGTTTGTTAAGCTGCTTATTTGACCTGAGGACACCGGGGTGATGAGGGGGTGATGGGGAGCTGGGGGCTGTCGATCTGTCTCCATTCATGTATTAGCCTCACACAATATCTTGGAAACTACTTGGCcggattttgatgaaaattgGGTCAATCATACATCTTGCCCTGTGGGATGTAGAGCTTGCAAAATTATGCTGCTCGGCCTGAGAGGGGCAATTACAATTAACGGAAAACTTTGAAAAAGCATGAGAGGGTAATTTTCTTTAAAGCTTTAGAAATCACCAGAACAAAGTAGACACTGAACATTCAAGGGCAGCATTAAAAGTCACATGGATGACGAAACAGATCTACAGAAAGCGACGGCTTTGTCCATATCTGTCTGTTGCAGGTGTTTAACTGTACACTGGACTATGGCAAAGCTCTGAGGCAGACCAGAGAGAGGGCGAAGGGGGTTAACGGTTCTCTGTCCAGAGGGGCGAGGGGGGTTCCTGACGGCCTGTGTACAGGGAAAGAGGCCCTGGAGCAGCTCAGTAACACCTACTCTGATGTCTCCCAGCTACGAATCACTTACAGGTCAGTCCTTACCACTTAagaccagtactactactactattatcacCTTTTCTACCACTAATAACAATAGCAGTaataattatgatgatgataaagtTGGTGAtggtgctgatgatgatgatgaaggtgtcTCTCCACAGTGTGTACAAGGCTGTGTACGCTGTGGCCCACGCCTTACACAACCTGGAGCACTGTGAGCCGGGACAGGGGCCGTTCAACAGGAACAGCTGTGCTGAGATCACCAACTTTGAGCCATGGCAGGTAAGCGTGTcggtgcatatgtgtgtgtgtgtgtgtgtgtgtgtgcgtgtgtgtgtgtccatacatgTATGTCTCATTGTAGTTTCAGTACAGAAAAATGTCATGCACACCACAGGGTTGTCCTGTTTGCTGCAGGAAATTGAAAGTTATCATCCATATAGAGAATGGAAGTTCCTGTATATCACTGCTATACAATATACTATAttataatatactatactatactgtatatcactgcTATATCACTGCTATGCAAACTCAAAACTCAATTGTTTACAGTTGATATGCTGATACACTGATACACCATGATACACCATTGTGACTTGTACttacaggaaagtatttgaaagtcaatttacttttaaatacttttctatgattgacaacttacctggCACTATAATTGTACTGATGTGataaccccacccacctggcactctatggaggttaaaacaaatgctaagaatttATTAGACCAAAGGGTCTGAGGCTACATTCTTGTAGTACCCATTCCAAAGAGCACCTGTTGattattttctgacatttctggTACCAAGTAATCTTTGGTCTTTTCTAAATGCTCCAAAGTATTATCAAAATGGACTTAGATCCGCCTGCATCTCTCTTGTGTCTAGCTGATGTACTACCTTAAGAATGTGCATTTCGAGGTGCCCAACACGGGAGAGAAGATCTTCTTTAACGACGGGGATGTGGACGGCTACTATGACATCATTAATTGGCAGATCAAAGGTGATGGGGAGGTATCCTATGTCACCGTGGGAAGCTACAATGGGACAGTGCCCCGAGAGGCCAGGATGTCCATACTGAATGGATCAATTGTGTGGAACAATGAAGAACTGGAAGTCAGTAGTATTTTGATTAAGTTGTatgtgttatatatatatatatgtgtgtgtatgtatgtttatatgtgaAAGACCATAAAAATATTGTGTGACCATGAAAACAGCATCTCACATGCTCCTCCAGATTCTGCTAATTTTGCccatgtgtgtccatgtctatctgtggttgtgtgtgtgtgtgtgtgtgtgtgtgtgtgtgtgtgtgtgtgctctcatcCCAGCCTCCTCGGTCGGTGTGCAGTGAGAACTGTCAGCCGGGCACCAGAAAGGGGATCCGGCAGGGAGAGCCTGTCTGCTGCTTTGACTGCATCCCTTGTGCCGACGGCGAGATCAGCAACACGACGAGTCAGTACAGCTTCATATTGTGCCTTCAAGATATGAGGATGTCTTCCTGAAGAGTTTGAATTGCTCATAGAAAATAACCTTTTTGGAACTTACTTGATCAATCAGAGCTAAAAATACTGTCCTGTTTTACCTCAAATTACTCAAATTCAAACTTATGTTTAGCTGTGACAATACATTTCAGGATGAAAAATGATGTCTTCAATAAATCACTGTGTAAAAACTATATTGCAGCTACTTGATATTTTAATGATTGAGCCTTTAGCACCAATAAAGGGACAGGACTGAGTCAGAATATGTTAAAACAGATAAACTAACATTTGCCAATACAGCTTGAATGTTAGAGGAACAGGGTGTGGGAGGGAATGGGTTTATCATTGGGGACCTGCCATCAAAGACATTACACTGAATGGGACAGGCCCGACCCTACTGACCTCTTTCCCCCCcaactccctctcctcctctctctgggtGACAGATGCCCGTGAGTGTATCCAGTGTAGTGAGGACTACTGGTCTAATGCCGCCCGCGATGCCTGCGTCCCCAAAACCATCGAGTTCCTGGCCTTTGGAGAGCCACTGGGGATCACACTCATCGTCATCTCCGCCTTTGGAGCTCTGGTCACCATAGCTGTCGGGGTGAGGTTCACATGGGACGTCCGGGTACTTTCAGGGAACAACTAACTCACAGGTCCTTCTTCATGGCGTTTAGCATGACCGAGTTATCAGTTATAATCTGTTGACATTGGAGACAGCCAATTATGTGAAACTTAACACTAATAATACAAAATCGATGTTTATATCTGCTTCACTGCTGATCAAAATATATGTGGTATGGAAGGAAATCTACAAGTGGTGTGTTTTTCCACTTAGCCCCACCTCTCTGATAGCTGGACACCTTTTCAAAGCAATGTAGTATGTGGGCAATATGGATTCCAGTGGGAAATAAGATCATATCATCAATAAGGTCATAATTGTTAGCAAATTGGCCCATCTACATAGCTTCAGTTGCTTCCTCAGTTTTTAGATACTGATGTTTTGCTTCTGTACTCTTGTTCATGAAAATACCCTTAAATTAAAAGGAGCATTCTGCACTTTAACCTTACAGTCACTGTTTCATCTCACATCCAAAATAACCAGAGTATAGAGCCAAAACATCAGTCACTGTGTTGCTGTCCAAACACTTGaatgaaaaacactgtatttgtGTTGTGCCCTTGTCCAGGTGGTGTTTGTCGTGCGCCTCGGCACCCCTCTGGTGAAAGCCAACGATGTCCTGCTGAGTTTCTCCCTGCTGTTCTCCCTGGTGGTAACCTTCCTCTGCTCCATCGTCTTCCTGGGAGAGCCCCAACCCTGGAGCTGCATGACCAGCCAAGTAGCTCTGGCTCTGGGCTTTGCTCTCTGCCTTTCCTCCATTATGGGTGGGTACACTCTCaccttctctgttgttttttgtccCAGTGACAAAAGGTAGAActctgtgttggtgtgtgtgtgtgtgtgtgcatgtgtatgagtgtgtgaccATCAGCCATGGCATTGGTCCACTGGCACTGGTCCCCTCTAGTGTATGTCCATCTTTCTCTgcgtatctgtgtgtttttcttgatGTCTTTGTGTGTCCATGAGTGTGATTGGTAGGAGCTGCTACTAAGAGACTGAGGGTGCCAAAGACCCTTCCTCCCTTTGTTGTCTTTTTGCTCTTCCTGCCAAGATAGTAGTATCAAAACCATGAATTAAAATTTTCCCAAGGTTAAAGACCCTCTCCCCTACTCTCTCTGCACTCCTCTGAAGCTGTGATGTTGTATTGCTTCAGGTAAGGCAGCAGTGCTGATGCTCAGAGCCCAGGCTCTGAAAGCAGCCCGCTCCAAAGCCAAAGCAGCCGCTAAAGCCGCAAAGGCCGCCGCTGAAGCAGCAGCCAATAGTGGCAGTCCTGACGTCATAGTaaccaacacaaacaacaacaacagtgacgGCAACGCTGGTAATCCTGAAGTTGACAGTCTGACCTTTGGCCACCAGAGGGCGATAGCTGCTGTGGCAACACTGATACaggtaaataaaaacaaaacatgaaaatcaaaaaTCTTGAATCCAGAATAATGTATAACACATATGATCAAGGATGTAGTAtatagagtttaccaccttgTATGTAGAAATTATTGTGACATAATtttatagtatacatcataatACTTATtatcaaaacaatgtaaattatatgaaaatggggtctttaaaaaaatctaagttcatgtttttatgaaagtataattgatttttgttcatagtGGTGGATTTTTGcctgactggaggtcacagtttacccaGATTTTCTCCTGGGTAACTCCTACCCTGACCACTTAAAGGgaaaccatacacacacacacacacacacacacacacacacacacacactacttttAAGATCGAACTGACATCTACGTACTGGTTAAAGGCATGCTATTTCAATTGCAATCtactattggctgatcttgcatgtttttaaccagtagatgtcagtccaATCTGAAaagaagtctgtgtgtgtggttttcccTTTAATGTGGGTGACATCAGCCTTATAAACTGATAACACTGATATTAGAATCATTGTCCCTCTTCATCCAGGCAGTGGCATGTACAGTTTGGCTCATCATCCTCCCTCCACACCCCGTCAAGAACACCGCAGCCCAGAATGTGAAGATCATTCTTGAATGTGATGAAGGCTCTGTGGTCTTCATCTGCTGTATCTTCGCCTATGACATCCTGCTGGCTCTGCTGGCCTTCATCTTTGCCTTCATAGCCCGCAAATTGGAGGACCACTTCAGGTATCTAACGCATAATGTGCTGGGTAAAACAGGTGGTGACCACTTGGGATATCAGTCAGCTTGATATCACTGCAGCTGCTGGGGGAGTCAGGCTTGATGGACTTAGAGGAGAataccagtgtcattttgaGTTATAGCAAGATTTATGTGTCTTAATCTATGTTCCAGTGAGGCGAAGTCCATGACCTTCGGCATGCTGGTCTTCTTCATCGTGTGGATCTCCTTTGTCCCGGCTTACCTCAGCACCCGCGGCAAGTTCATGGTGGCCGTCCAGATCTTTGCCATCCTGGCGTCCAGCTTCGGCCTGCTGGCCTGCATCTTCCTGCCCAAGTGCTACGTGCTTTTGGTGAAACCTGAACGCAACACTGAGGAGATGATGAGGCCCCGTTCCAAACCCCGCGACGGGACCTCGACCGGCACCTCAGCTTCGCTGGCTACGGCTGCGACTGAGGTCAACGCTACGATTGCATCCACTGCCATTGATGATTAGGGGAGCGGGCCGGGCTTTACACCAAGGATGGGTCCAGGTCTCTTTCAGTTCAATCAAATCAGGAAGTGGTTTGTGCTGGACTCTGGAGGGCCCAGTCTACCATTCACTGACCAACCAACTAACTGATCCACAATATTGAGCTGTAAAAATCTTAAATtttcaaatatcaaatatctgtTGCCATGAGAAGCTTGTCAGCTGCAACCAATTAAGAAATAATTGATAATCACAGCAATAATTAGCAACCATCAAGTTTGGTCTATaattaacaaacaaaatgcTTATTTATATTTACCCTGATTGAACTGAAGGTGAATTAAGCCAACATCTTATAGTGTATCACATACAGTCTTCACACATATTTGAAAGGTTTTCCACAGGGGAAAACACTGTTACCTCAATGTTTACTGAATACTTCAAAAATAAATTCTCAAAAATGTGACTATTTTGTAAGCTAAGGTCGCttcagtaatcagtaatgttaCACAGTGGGTTTCACTTGTATGCCAGTAGTTATTTCAGACACAGAAAATCCTCATATGTGTAATACACACAAATCTGGTCAGAATTCAGTCTGGACTTTTATTTAATGAGTCTGCATCACCGATATTTGCCTTAAACTCTCAGAGAACTACAAACATGTCAGCTTCAGGAAATGTATGTACAAAAGTTTTTAATGCATATGCTAAAATACATATATTGTTATTACTTGCCTTACTATGACACTGAGACTTACCTCAGATGTGTCAGTGAATAGAAGGTCTGTGTATGATGTGAGTAACTTCACTTCTGTTAGAAATCtatttcaaatactttttaCCATATATGGAAATATTGGCATCTAGCATCTGTTATTTGTACTAACATGTTTGTATACAAATGCTTcaactgtaaatgtaataacttcccattaacgtaataaatcattaacataataaaataaataaatttgcagCCGGCAGTGTAATAATCCTcttaatgtaatacatttcccATTCATATAATAAAAGTCACCTCCTGTTAATGAAACTTTTTAAGGATAAAAAGGAggttttcaaaaatgtaatagtGGTACTGATAATGTAATTGTCAAAATTCAGTGCTGCCACCCATTCACATATTTGGTCATTATCTATTATCTCCATCTAAAAAAGTAGTGAATACTTATGGAAGAAGTCTTTGGTAATTGTTGTAAATGGCTCACATTGCCAATCAGAGTGCTTCACCATTATACTCAAACATGTGGATtatcaatatacagtacagtatgtaacaTAATACTCTCTATCCCTACCTGCTCAACTTCCCATTTCTACCACTTGGACTGCCTCAGTCAATAGTGAACTTTAGAGTAATGTAATGCTGTCCAAAATGTGCAATGTCCACTCTCTAGAATTAAGGCCAGGAACCAACATTTCAAACCCAAGTGGTGAGCTGTTGTTGGACTTCTGTGCTATCCATGGATTGTCCATAACAAACCCCATGTTCGAACACTAGGAGGATCCAAAGTCTGTGGTACCAGAGCTCCTACGGCTGATGATCATCTCTGTAGTTGAGGATGGAGTCAGAATGGATCTTGTTTACAGTTGATACAGTAAGTAGGTATTGTTTATCTCTTAAAATAAAACGTACTTGTTATTGCCCGGAACTTTTATGTTCGCTCAACTATCATAACtattatcattttttatagttattttcTGAAATAGTGCCACGACATGATGGAGAGACCTTTGATACTGAGTATTATCTTTCCACACTTTCACTGACCATATCCCAGAACCCTTCTGGAAAATGATATCCTAAAAATGAGTGGACTTGATTTCATGCCACATAGCTTTTCCCCCTCCAGTGctaggagagaaaaaaggattAGGAAATATGATGGTACTCAAAGCACTGTGAAACTTTTGGAACCTTTTTTATGACTGGAGAGGAGATAATTATGCTGGAATATATGTGATGAATGGCTTAGTGCTGAAAAGGAGAAGCACATAAAAACTGTACTTTATTGAAACACTAACAAGGCAGGGAGAATCAGGATATTaatgtgtgtgggcgtgtgtgtttACTGACTCATACATCATAGATTGCGAGCTTTGATGGCTCCCACAttgcaaaagaaaatgaagcAATATTCTGTGTTGTTTCATCTCACTCACTACACATTCTAAAACCTTTGTGTGGAAAGTAGTTTTATGTGTCTTGAGAGGGCATTAGTTCAGTGTAGGTGGCTTTATctccacttgtgtgtgtgtgtgtgtgtattgtgcaaACGGTATGCGAGCACTTGCTGCTGAGCATGCGGCTTTCCAGGAACCTGTGAACTGTGCGGCCAGACGAAGCTGTCAGTGCGGACTGTTGTAAATCCTCCTGGTGGCAGAGCGGTGACGGAGCGCGTCTGTAATTTACTGTCAGCTGACGGGACCAGGACACACTGTTGACCGGGATCACTGGTGCTAAATCAAGACAGATGTTTCaccaaaatgtgtgtatgtgtgtgtgtatatgcgtatATGTGTATATGCCCTTGTGTGCACCAAATTTAACCCTCAAATCTATAATACATGATTAATGTAAGGCTTATTTTGAGTTAATTAGAACCactttgttttacatttattatGAAGATGATTCTTTTTCTAAATATATCTAATATTGCTGTTGTTTAATGATTACACTGAATCCTTTTATAAGCTCAACAGTTGTTTTCTTCTATTTACTCACCTTGTAATTTCCTGTGTTTTGATTGGTTCCTGGGTCTTTTTGTTGCTAGGTGATTTTGTGCTTGTGTTCTGATGAACTGAAGAAAAGATATCCGCCTCCATCCAGTTAATGCTTCCCTAGCAGAGTCATCCATCACCAGAAACTTACATACCATACCATTTTCACAGTCCTCACAAGTTGTTTTTATAGCAATTGTACTATACTTAGGAAGAAGGATTAGgcctggtacacacacacacacacacacacacacacatacttaggTCAAAGACTAAGACTAAGACTGATTTTAGAGTTATGGGCTAAGGTTAGGGTTATAGGGTTAGAATAAGGGTTAGGTTAAAGTTTAACAGTTAGGGgttaggaaatgaatgtaaatcaatggaaggtcctctcAAGCACAGTATTAccaatctgtgtgtgcatgtgtgtgtatgtgtgtttgt
This region includes:
- the vmn2r1 gene encoding vomeronasal type-2 receptor 1 is translated as MFPVHQRITSNDGNTSRVPVSSGCEGFNFRTFRWAQTMLFAIDEINRRTDLLPNTDLGYVIYDSCFTISKAVEGTLTYLTGQDEAVPNYRCGTGAPLAALVGAGGSDLSIATARILGLYHFPQVSYSSSCSALESKFQFPTFLRTIPSDVHQSAAMARLVLHFGWTWVGTIAADDDYGKYGIKEFKEQVEEAGVCISFSETLPKVSSPEDIQRIVDTVVESTAKIIVVFSSDVDLSPLILELLRHNVTNRTWIASEAWVTSALINQPGVSSVLGGTLGFGLKRADIPYLQNHLLDLDPYADPLNEEFWETVFNCTLDYGKALRQTRERAKGVNGSLSRGARGVPDGLCTGKEALEQLSNTYSDVSQLRITYSVYKAVYAVAHALHNLEHCEPGQGPFNRNSCAEITNFEPWQLMYYLKNVHFEVPNTGEKIFFNDGDVDGYYDIINWQIKGDGEVSYVTVGSYNGTVPREARMSILNGSIVWNNEELEPPRSVCSENCQPGTRKGIRQGEPVCCFDCIPCADGEISNTTNARECIQCSEDYWSNAARDACVPKTIEFLAFGEPLGITLIVISAFGALVTIAVGVVFVVRLGTPLVKANDVLLSFSLLFSLVVTFLCSIVFLGEPQPWSCMTSQVALALGFALCLSSIMGKAAVLMLRAQALKAARSKAKAAAKAAKAAAEAAANSGSPDVIVTNTNNNNSDGNAGNPEVDSLTFGHQRAIAAVATLIQAVACTVWLIILPPHPVKNTAAQNVKIILECDEGSVVFICCIFAYDILLALLAFIFAFIARKLEDHFSEAKSMTFGMLVFFIVWISFVPAYLSTRGKFMVAVQIFAILASSFGLLACIFLPKCYVLLVKPERNTEEMMRPRSKPRDGTSTGTSASLATAATEVNATIASTAIDD